A region of the Geomonas subterranea genome:
GCGGGCGCATCGCCCACTCCTACCAGGGGCTCAACGACGGCAACAATTCGCTGGTGCCCACCCGTTTCGGGCTCCCGGGGCCGGTGATGACCAGCGGCACCAGGAACCTCACCCACATCGCACCCGACGTCCACTTCGCGGCCGGGATGGACTGCATCGACTGCCACACCTCGCGCGACGTGATGGGGGACGGCTACGCCTACCGGAACATGTACCTGCAGACCGAAATCGGCTGCGAGGATTGCCACGGTGGCGCGAGGCCCCCGCGCTACCGCGAGATCACCGGCGAAAGCGACGAGGCGCTGCGGGAGTCCCGGGGGTACCGGATGCAGATGCGCCAGGGGATGAAGATGATCCTCACCGCCAGGGGGCGTGCCTACTCCAACGTCTTCTACAAGGACGGCGCGGTCTGGGTGCTGGGTAAGCGCAGCGGCAGGCTCTTCAGGAGCAAGGTCATCACCGGAACCCCCGAGCACACCGTTGTGGGGCACGGCCGGATGGAGTGCTACTCCTGCCACAGCCGTACCGTGGTCCAGTGCTACGGCTGCCACACGAGCTACGACAAGACGCGCTCCGCCATGGATTACGTCAAGGGGGTGGAGAGCGCGGGGCGCTTCAGCGAGAAGGAGGATTACCGGATGCTCTACCCCTTCCCGCTGGCCCTGAACCAGCGCGGCAGGATCTCCACTGTGACGCCCGGGTGCCAGACGTTCGTCACCGTGGTGGAGCCGGACGGGACCCTCTCGAAACACGAGTACGTGGCGCGTTTCAAGGGGAAGCAGCAGCTCCGCTTCGCCCCGTTCTATTCGCACAACACGGGGAAGAAGGCGATCGGCTGCGGCGAGTGCCACGGCAACCCCGCCTTCCTCGGTTTCGGCCAGCACGTGGTGTCCGGCAGGAACATCGAAGGGACCATGATCTGCGAGCAGTCGGCGGACAAGCCGCTGGACGGCTTCCTGACGCTGCAGGAAGGGAAGGTGCGCGCCTATTCGGCCATCACGCGCGAGCGCTCCCGCCCCTTGAACGGAACCGAGGTGCGCCGCGCCCTTGCGGTCAACCTCTGCCTGGTGTGCCACGACAAGGCTGCCGACCCCATCTATCGAAAGGAGCTGGACCATCGTGCCCTCAATGATGCGCTGCATCGTCGCCTTATTCCTGCTCCTTAGCGCGGCGCTGGCCCTGGCCGGGGAGAACTGCACCG
Encoded here:
- the extM gene encoding selenite/tellurite reduction operon c-type cytochrome ExtM, which translates into the protein MAVRLRGVGRNLLLLLGLLVLAGCNGKSAAGGGCLACHAGIEHASATHRDCVACHGGDARAREKEAAHRGMFGRSNPSAPEHWDKSCGSCHQYQLERVKSNLMYTTSGMIRNIRLTWEGPQEGEYASRAGDVYAPTGSALQLKPVAELDHLSGELYRKFCSQCHVARESTQVYGASHASGCAACHFPYNDRATYRGSDATVRGRAPYAASHAMERLPGNEVCSRCHNRSGRIAHSYQGLNDGNNSLVPTRFGLPGPVMTSGTRNLTHIAPDVHFAAGMDCIDCHTSRDVMGDGYAYRNMYLQTEIGCEDCHGGARPPRYREITGESDEALRESRGYRMQMRQGMKMILTARGRAYSNVFYKDGAVWVLGKRSGRLFRSKVITGTPEHTVVGHGRMECYSCHSRTVVQCYGCHTSYDKTRSAMDYVKGVESAGRFSEKEDYRMLYPFPLALNQRGRISTVTPGCQTFVTVVEPDGTLSKHEYVARFKGKQQLRFAPFYSHNTGKKAIGCGECHGNPAFLGFGQHVVSGRNIEGTMICEQSADKPLDGFLTLQEGKVRAYSAITRERSRPLNGTEVRRALAVNLCLVCHDKAADPIYRKELDHRALNDALHRRLIPAP